A stretch of the Nicotiana tabacum cultivar K326 chromosome 6, ASM71507v2, whole genome shotgun sequence genome encodes the following:
- the LOC107809139 gene encoding phospholipid:diacylglycerol acyltransferase 1, which produces MSLIRRRKAPENEISTDAEPKPDAEEDDKKSKKNIKVGNKQKWSCIDSCCWFIGCICCVWWLLLFLYNAMPASFPQYVTEAITGPLPDPPGVKLQKEGLKAKHPVVFIPGIVTCGLELWEGHQCAEGLFRKRLWGGTFGEVYKRPLCWVDHMTLDNETGMDPPGIRVRPVSGLVAADYFAPGYFVWAVLIANLARIGYEEKTMYMAAYDWRLSFQNTEVRDQTLSRIKSNIELMVATNGGKKAVIVPHSMGVVYFLHFMKWVEAPAPMGGGGGPDWCAKHIKAVMNIGGPLLGVPKSIAGLFSAEARDIAVARAIAPGVLDKDLFHFQTLEHIMKMTRTWDSTMSMIPRGGDTIWGDLDWSPEEGYSPCRSKSKDDAAQISGHDENRTTDSNAKYYSYGRMISFGKDAAKAHSSDLKRIDFRGAVKGSNVANNTCDVWNEYHDMGVSGAKAVEEYKVYTAGEILDLLNFVAPKMMARGSAHFSYGIADDLDDPKYSHYKYWSNPLETKLPDAPDMEIYSMYGVGIQTERAYVYRRMPTAGCNIPFQIDASVDEEDEDSCLKSGVYTVDGDETVPALSAGFMYAKGWRGRTRFNPSGIKTYIREYFHAPPANLLEGRGTQSGAHVDIMGNFALIEDVMRVAAGGTGEDVGGDQVFSDIFKWSEKISLRL; this is translated from the exons atgtcGTTAATTCGAAGAAGAAAAGCACCTGAAAATGAAATTTCAACGGATGCGGAGCCAAAGCCTGATGCAGAAGAAGACGATAAGAAAAGTAAGAAAAATATAAAGGTAGGAAACAAGCAGAAATGGTCGTGCATCGACAGTTGCTGTTGGTTTATAGGATGTATATGCTGTGTGTGGTGGCTTCTGCTCTTTTTATACAATGCTATGCCGGCGTCGTTCCCGCAGTACGTGACGGAGGCAATAACGGGGCCGTTACCTGATCCACCAGGCGTTAAATTGCAGAAGGAAGGATTAAAGGCTAAGCATCCGGTGGTTTTTATTCCAGGAATCGTCACGTGCGGTCTTGAACTATGGGAAGGTCATCAGTGTGCTGAAGGATTGTTCCGGAAGCGGCTTTGGGGCGGTACCTTTGGAGAAGTGTACAAAAG ACCGCTGTGCTGGGTGGACCATATGACACTAGATAATGAAACTGGGATGGATCCTCCTGGTATTAGAGTTAGGCCAGTTAGTGGACTTGTTGCTGCAGATTACTTTGCTCCAGGATACTTTGTCTGGGCAGTTTTGATTGCTAACTTGGCCCGAATAGGATACGAGGAGAAAACAATGTATATGGCTGCATATGATTGGAGGCTTTCATTTCAGAACACCGAG GTGCGTGACCAGACCCTGAGCCGGATAAAAAGCAATATAGAACTGATGGTTGCAACTAATGGGGGCAAGAAGGCAGTAATTGTTCCACATTCCATGGGGGTTGTATACTTCTTGCATTTTATGAAGTGGGTGGAGGCACCAGCCCCAATGGGTGGTGGCGGTGGGCCCGATTGGTGCGCCAAGCATATTAAAGCAGTGATGAATATTGGTGGGCCATTGTTAGGTGTTCCAAAATCTATAGCTGGGCTTTTCTCAGCTGAAGCACGGGATATAGCTGTTGCCAG GGCTATAGCCCCAGGTGTTCTGGATAAGGATTTATTCCATTTTCAAACATTAGAGCACATAATGAAGATGACACGAACATGGGACTCAACCATGTCAATGATACCAAGAGGAGGGGACACGATCTGGGGCGATCTTGACTGGTCACCCGAAGAAGGCTATTCTCCTTGCAGAAGTAAGTCTAAAGATGATGCCGCTCAGATTTCAGGCCATGACGAGAATCGAACTACAGATTCTAATGCAAAATATTACAGTTATGGAAGGATGATATCCTTTGGAAAGGATGCAGCAAAGGCACATTCATCAGACCTCAAGAGGATTGACTTTAGG GGTGCTGTAAAGGGCAGTAATGTTGCAAATAACACCTGTGATGTGTGGAACGAGTACCATGACATGGGTGTTAGTGGTGCTAAAGCAGTGGAAGAGTACAAGGTTTATACAGCTGGAGAGATTTTGGATTTGCTCAACTTTGTTGCCCCAAAGATGATGGCCCGTGGTAGTGCTCACTTTTCATATGGGATAGCTGATGATCTGGATGATCCTAAGTATTCACACTACAAATATTGGTCAAATCCATTGGAAACAAA GTTACCAGATGCACCTGACATGGAAATCTATTCAATGTATGGAGTCGGCATTCAAACTGAAAGAGCATATGTTTACAGACGGATGCCAACAGCAGGATGCAATATTCCATTCCAGATTGATGCTTCAGTTGATGAAGAGGATGAAGATAGCTGCTTGAAATCTGGTGTTTACACAGTAGATGGTGATGAGACTGTGCCTGCATTAAGCGCAGGATTCATGTATGCCAAAGGATGGCGCGGAAGAACTAGATTTAATCCCTCTGGTATCAAAACTTATATAAGAGAGTATTTTCATGCTCCTCCCGCAAACCTTCTTGAGGGTCGTGGTACACAGAGTGGAGCCCACGTTGATATAATGGGAAATTTTGCTTTGATAGAGGATGTAATGAGAGTTGCTGCTGGTGGTACAGGTGAAGACGTGGGAGGTGATCAAGTTTTCTCAGATATCTTCAAGTGGTCTGAGAAGATCAGTTTGCGATTGTGA
- the LOC107813901 gene encoding polyadenylate-binding protein-interacting protein 4 — protein sequence MQQAVQPRSFANGFGRRKGEKEMGTRLESRTQSTKTTSSRLTGVGKRGAYESPSHDRLVYFSTCLLGHEVEVQILDGSVFSGIFHATNADKDFGIILKMAHLIKDGSQGRKNTPESLIKPPTKTLIIPGKELVQVIAKGVPATLDVLQAELLREKQQELLTDSCISQSQHVEVERQLERWVPDDDALECPELDNIFDGHWNRGWDQFEVNETLFGVKSTFNEELYTTKLEKGPQMRELEKEASRIAREIEGEETRDLHLAEERGIQLHGNLEVDEETRFSAVVRGVDDSGYDDCEDILVDSHNDETFTGTSVGKVVDGAEFSSRSSYMARDELQSSQLSTSRNVYQTYYDDHSKQSSAKHVPQSASMMDESRGHKITFSEHDGASCNDEEMRMQMLADEAQTSILEDSKSSRLKKETSDKGGSSADVSALSAPLKCQDKIAGSSSEKGPVASYKSQDIARSANSCVRPSSSALSSIDKAGAASSNGLSRSSSVSSFSSEKSTKSTLNPHAKEFKFNPNAKSFVPSQTTLRPASPVSDNSFYYPAGVAAMPHMHGMSVGIGVGPSYAGHQPVIFNPQATPAPQPYFHPNGPQYGQQMMIGHPRQVVYMPTYPPESPYKGREY from the exons ATGCAGCAAGCTGTTCAGCCAAGGTCTTTTGCCAATGGATTTGGCCGTCGGAAAGGCGAAAAAGAAATGGGTACAAGGTTGGAGAGTAGAACGCAGTCTACAAAAACGACTTCCAGCAGGTTGACAGGTGTAG GTAAAAGGGGAGCATATGAAAGCCCTTCACATGATCGACTAGTTTATTTTAGTACATGTCTTCTTGGACATGAAGTGGAAGTACAGATACTGGACGGATCTGTGTTTTCAGGGATATTTCATGCAACAAATGCTGACAAAGATTTTG GTATTATTCTGAAAATGGCCCACTTGATAAAAGATGGTTCCCAGGGGAGGAAGAATACTCCTGAATCTTTGATCAAACCTCCAACAAAGACTTTGATAATACCGGGTAAAGAGCTTGTGCAAGTTATCGCAAAG GGTGTGCCTGCAACTTTAGATGTCCTCCAAGCCGAATTGCTGCGGGAAAAGCAGCAGGAGCTTTTGACAGATTCATGCATATCACAGTCCCAGCATGTTGAGGTAGAGAGGCAGTTGGAACGTTGGGTGCCTGACGACGATGCTCTTGAATGTCCTGAACTGGATAATATATTTGATGGCCACTGGAACAG GGGCTGGGATCAGTTTGAGGTCAATGAAACACTATTTGGAGTAAAAAGCACGTTCAATGAGGAACTTTATACTACAAAGCTTGAGAAAGGTCCTCAAATGAGGGAGTTGGAAAAAGAAGCTTCAAGAATAGCTAGGGAAATTGAGGGTGAGGAAACACGTGATCTTCATCTAGCAGAG GAGAGAGGAATTCAACTTCATGGGAACCTTGAAGTTGATGAAGAAACCAGATTTTCAGCAGTTGTTAGAGGGGTTGATGATAGTGGATATGATGACTGTGAGGACATACTGGTGGATTCACATAATGATGAAACATTCACTGGCACGAGTGTTGGGAAAGTTGTTGATGGTGCAGAATTCTCATCAAGATCTTCCTATATGGCAAGG GATGAATTGCAATCTTCTCAGTTGAGTACCAGCAGGAATGTCTATCAGACTTACTATGATGATCATAGCAAACAGTCATCAGCTAAACATGTTCCTCAAAGTGCCTCGATGATGGATGAGAGCAG GGGGCATAAGATCACCTTCAGTGAACATGATGGAGCTAGTTGCAATGATGAGGAGATGAGAATGCAAATG TTAGCTGATGAGGCTCAAACATCAATACTTGAAG ATTCCAAGTCATCACGACTGAAAAAGGAAACGTCGGATAAGGGTGGATCATCTGCGGATGTCTCCGCATTGTCTGCTCCTCTCAAGTGCCAGGATAAGATTGCAGGTTCTTCTAGTGAAAAGGGGCCTGTTGCGTCTTACAAGAGTCAAGACATTGCCCGATCTGCTAATTCTTGTGTCAGACCTAGTAGTTCTGCTTTATCCTCTATTGATAAAGCAGGTGCTGCATCTAGCAATGGATTGTCACGTAGCTCTTCAGTGAGTTCATTTTCCTCAGAAAAATCCACAAAGTCCACATTGAATCCACATGCTAAG GAATTTAAATTTAATCCCAATGCGAAGAGTTTCGTCCCATCTCAAACGACTTTAAGACCGGCATCTCCAGTGTCTGATAATTCCTTCTACTATCCAGCTGGGGTGGCTGCTATGCCACACATGCATGGCATGTCTGTGGGCATTGGG GTTGGTCCATCGTATGCTGGACATCAGCCTGTTATATTTAATCCTCAGGCTACACCTGCACCACAGCCATACTTTCATCCAAATGGACCTCAG TATGGACAGCAGATGATGATTGGTCACCCTCGGCAAGTTGTCTACATGCCAACTTACCCCCCT GAATCGCCATATAAGGGAAGAGAGTATTGA